In a genomic window of Mycolicibacillus parakoreensis:
- the ligD gene encoding non-homologous end-joining DNA ligase, with protein sequence MAAAEELDVDGVTVRLTHPHKTVFPRLGAAGSKRHLVGYYAAMARGPMLEALSDRPTHLQRFPDGVDGDEVYQKRVPRGHPDHIETCRVTFPSGRTADVLRITHPAAIVWAAQMGTVTFHPWQVRCADPDHPDELRIDLDPQPGTGFAEARGVAVDVLAPLLEEIGLVGFAKTSGGRGVHVYLPIAPEWDFVTVRRAGIALAREVQRRAPDAVTTSWWKEQRGARLFIDFNQNARDRTMAAAYSVRATPIGTVSMPLSWAELADADPDDYTLATVPDLVAGRDDPWAPARGLRQSIAVLLDMAAADADRGLGDLPYPPNYPKMPGEPKRVQPSRDAERT encoded by the coding sequence ATGGCCGCGGCGGAAGAGCTCGACGTCGACGGGGTGACGGTGCGGCTGACCCACCCGCATAAGACGGTCTTCCCCCGGCTGGGGGCGGCCGGCAGCAAACGGCACCTGGTCGGCTACTACGCGGCGATGGCGCGCGGGCCGATGCTCGAGGCCCTTTCCGACCGCCCCACCCACCTGCAGCGGTTCCCCGACGGCGTCGACGGCGACGAGGTCTACCAGAAGCGGGTGCCGCGCGGGCACCCCGACCACATCGAGACCTGTCGGGTCACCTTCCCCAGCGGCCGCACCGCCGACGTCCTGCGGATCACCCATCCCGCCGCGATCGTGTGGGCCGCCCAGATGGGCACCGTCACCTTCCACCCGTGGCAGGTGCGCTGCGCCGACCCCGACCACCCCGATGAGCTGCGCATCGACCTGGACCCGCAACCCGGGACCGGCTTCGCCGAGGCCCGCGGGGTGGCCGTCGACGTGCTGGCCCCGCTGCTCGAGGAGATCGGGCTGGTCGGGTTCGCGAAAACCTCCGGCGGGCGCGGCGTGCACGTGTACCTGCCGATCGCGCCCGAGTGGGATTTCGTCACCGTGCGGCGCGCGGGGATCGCGTTGGCCCGCGAGGTGCAACGCCGCGCCCCCGACGCGGTGACCACCTCGTGGTGGAAGGAGCAGCGCGGCGCGCGGCTGTTCATCGACTTCAACCAGAACGCCCGCGATCGCACCATGGCCGCCGCCTACTCGGTGCGCGCCACTCCCATCGGGACCGTGTCGATGCCGTTGAGCTGGGCCGAGCTGGCCGACGCCGACCCCGACGACTACACCCTGGCCACGGTGCCCGACCTGGTGGCCGGCCGCGACGACCCGTGGGCGCCGGCGCGCGGGCTGCGCCAGTCGATCGCGGTGCTGCTGGACATGGCGGCCGCCGACGCCGACCGCGGGCTGGGGGATCTGCCGTATCCGCCGAACTACCCGAAGATGCCCGGCGAACCCAAACGGGTGCAGCCGAGCCGGGACGCCGAGCGCACGTAG
- a CDS encoding ATP-dependent DNA ligase, translating into MGGVDLPVVPPLAPMLATAAAAVPTEAGRWCYQPKWDGFRAVVFRDGDEVVVQSRSGKDLGRYFPELLAALRTQMAARGVLDGEIVVPRRRDGRTRLDWEALSQRIHPAASRVALLAEQTPAHFIAFDAVATGQTALLDAPLTVRARALAALLCPVPPETRRCHRSTATDDPAVAAHWLATFEGAGLDGVIAKRRDGPYRPGRRDMVKVKHRRDADCVAMGYRLHKSGEGLGSLLLGLYTDDGRLQMVGGAAAFRASQRRALLDELAPLRLGADVVRDGEASRWNSAADKRWVPIRPERVAEVAYDQMEGARFRHTVRFVRWRPDKDPADCTFAQLDVPLAYDLADVLEP; encoded by the coding sequence ATCGGTGGGGTGGACCTGCCCGTCGTGCCGCCGCTGGCGCCGATGCTGGCCACCGCGGCCGCCGCGGTGCCCACCGAGGCGGGCCGCTGGTGTTACCAGCCGAAATGGGACGGTTTCCGGGCGGTGGTGTTCCGCGACGGCGACGAGGTCGTCGTGCAGTCGCGCAGCGGCAAGGACCTGGGCCGGTATTTTCCCGAGCTGCTCGCCGCGCTGCGCACCCAGATGGCCGCGCGCGGGGTGCTCGACGGCGAGATCGTCGTGCCGCGTCGCCGCGACGGGCGCACCCGGCTGGACTGGGAGGCGCTGAGCCAACGCATCCACCCGGCGGCGAGCCGGGTGGCGCTGCTCGCCGAGCAGACCCCGGCGCACTTCATCGCCTTCGACGCGGTGGCCACCGGGCAGACCGCGCTGCTGGACGCGCCGCTGACCGTGCGCGCGCGGGCGCTGGCCGCGCTGCTCTGCCCGGTCCCGCCGGAAACGCGGCGCTGCCATCGCAGCACCGCCACCGACGATCCGGCGGTGGCGGCACACTGGCTGGCGACGTTCGAGGGGGCGGGCCTCGACGGGGTGATCGCCAAACGCCGCGACGGCCCGTATCGGCCGGGCAGACGCGACATGGTCAAGGTCAAACACCGCCGCGACGCCGACTGTGTGGCGATGGGGTACCGCCTGCACAAAAGCGGTGAGGGACTGGGGTCGCTGCTGCTGGGCCTCTACACCGACGACGGGCGGCTGCAGATGGTCGGCGGCGCCGCGGCGTTTCGCGCCTCGCAGCGCCGCGCGCTGCTCGACGAGCTGGCACCGCTGCGCCTCGGCGCCGACGTGGTGCGCGACGGCGAGGCGAGCCGGTGGAACTCCGCGGCCGACAAACGCTGGGTGCCGATCCGGCCCGAGCGGGTCGCCGAGGTGGCCTACGACCAGATGGAGGGCGCCCGGTTCCGGCACACGGTGCGGTTTGTGCGGTGGCGCCCGGACAAGGACCCGGCCGACTGCACCTTCGCGCAGCTCGACGTGCCGCTCGCCTACGACCTGGCCGACGTGTTGGAGCCCTGA
- a CDS encoding DNA polymerase III subunits gamma/tau has protein sequence MALYRKYRPATFAEVVGQEHVTEPLCTALSAGRINHAYLFSGPRGCGKTSSARILARSLNCAQGPTATPCGTCDSCVALAPNGPGSIDVVELDAASHGGVDDTRELRDRAFYAPAQSRYRIFIVDEAHMVTTAGFNALLKIVEEPPEHLIFVFATTEPEKVLPTIRSRTHHYPFRLLAPRTMRALIDRICAQEHVAIDDAVYPLVIRAGGGSPRDTLSVLDQLLAGSESDGAGSRVRYQRALGLLGATDAALIDDAVDALAATDAAALFGAVEAVVDAGHAPRRFATDLLERFRDLIVLHAVPDAAAKGVVDAPDDVLERMRDQVARLGMGTLTRYAEVVQAGLGEMRGATAPRLLLEVVCARLLLPSAADTESALLHRIERIETRLEMSLPAGAETAPPAGGRQFVRPSRAAEPPPPPAAPPPAAAPPPAPAEPAPAPRDPPPTPPAPAEGREPTPGAPAAPTPAAGQPDAAAVRKMWSTVREKVRQRSRTSEVMLAGATVRAVDGTTLVLSHESEPLARRLSEQRNADVIAEALKDALGVNWRVRCEFGPPATGPAAETAAATEAAGVAHVDAHAAQHAAAAARRAEEDSMLAEAGDDDPRAPRLDPEEAALQLLQNELGARPIDRS, from the coding sequence GTGGCCCTCTACCGGAAATATCGACCGGCGACGTTCGCCGAGGTGGTGGGGCAGGAGCACGTCACCGAGCCGCTGTGCACCGCGCTGAGCGCCGGGCGGATCAACCACGCCTACCTGTTCTCCGGGCCGCGCGGCTGCGGCAAGACCTCCTCGGCGCGGATCCTGGCCCGCTCGCTCAACTGTGCGCAGGGCCCCACCGCCACCCCGTGCGGGACCTGCGACTCCTGTGTTGCGCTGGCCCCCAACGGCCCGGGCAGCATCGACGTGGTCGAACTCGACGCCGCCAGCCACGGCGGGGTCGACGACACCCGGGAGCTGCGCGACCGGGCCTTCTACGCGCCCGCCCAGTCGCGGTACCGCATCTTCATCGTCGACGAAGCGCACATGGTGACCACGGCGGGCTTCAACGCGCTGCTCAAGATCGTCGAGGAACCCCCCGAGCACCTGATCTTCGTGTTCGCCACCACCGAACCGGAGAAGGTGCTGCCGACGATCCGGTCGCGCACCCACCACTACCCGTTCCGGTTGCTGGCGCCGCGCACCATGCGGGCGTTGATCGACCGGATCTGTGCCCAGGAGCACGTCGCGATCGACGACGCGGTGTACCCGCTGGTGATCCGTGCCGGTGGCGGCTCACCGCGCGACACCCTCTCGGTGCTCGATCAACTGTTGGCCGGTTCGGAGTCCGACGGCGCCGGCAGCCGGGTCCGCTACCAGCGTGCCCTGGGCCTGCTGGGCGCCACCGACGCCGCCCTGATCGACGACGCCGTGGACGCGCTGGCGGCCACCGACGCCGCGGCGCTGTTCGGTGCGGTCGAGGCGGTGGTCGACGCCGGCCACGCCCCGCGCCGGTTCGCCACCGATCTACTGGAGCGCTTCCGCGACCTGATCGTGTTACACGCGGTGCCCGACGCCGCCGCCAAGGGGGTGGTCGACGCCCCCGACGACGTGTTGGAACGGATGCGCGATCAGGTGGCCCGGCTGGGGATGGGCACCCTGACCCGCTACGCCGAGGTGGTGCAGGCCGGCTTGGGGGAGATGCGCGGGGCCACCGCGCCGCGGCTGCTGCTGGAGGTCGTCTGCGCGCGGCTGTTGCTGCCGTCGGCGGCCGACACCGAGTCGGCACTGCTGCACCGCATCGAACGGATCGAGACCCGGTTGGAGATGTCGCTGCCCGCCGGCGCCGAGACCGCCCCACCGGCCGGCGGCCGACAGTTCGTGCGGCCCTCCCGCGCCGCCGAACCGCCACCGCCGCCCGCCGCGCCACCACCGGCCGCTGCGCCGCCACCGGCCCCGGCCGAGCCCGCCCCGGCGCCCCGGGACCCTCCGCCCACGCCCCCGGCGCCGGCGGAGGGCCGCGAGCCGACCCCCGGCGCGCCGGCGGCCCCGACACCGGCGGCCGGGCAACCCGATGCCGCCGCGGTGCGCAAAATGTGGTCGACGGTGCGCGAGAAGGTACGCCAACGCAGCCGCACCAGCGAGGTGATGCTGGCGGGGGCCACGGTGCGCGCGGTCGACGGCACCACCCTGGTGCTCAGCCACGAGTCGGAGCCGCTGGCCCGCCGGCTCAGTGAACAGCGCAACGCCGATGTCATCGCCGAGGCCCTCAAAGACGCTCTCGGCGTCAACTGGCGGGTCCGTTGCGAGTTCGGCCCGCCCGCCACCGGACCGGCCGCCGAGACCGCCGCGGCCACCGAGGCCGCCGGGGTGGCCCACGTCGATGCGCACGCCGCGCAACACGCCGCGGCGGCCGCCCGGCGCGCCGAAGAGGACAGCATGCTCGCCGAGGCCGGCGACGACGACCCGCGCGCACCCCGGCTGGATCCGGAGGAGGCCGCGCTGCAGCTGCTGCAGAACGAGTTGGGCGCGCGCCCCATCGACCGGAGTTGA
- a CDS encoding FAD-dependent oxidoreductase, producing MDPTPRHTTCAIVGGGPAGMVLGLLLARAGVTVTVLEKHADFLRDFRGDTVHPTTMRLLDELGLWRRFAALPFSEIHQADLESDGRTVTVIDFNRLRRQPHPFIAMVPQWDLLALLADAAAAEPTFTLLMETEVTGVLTDGDRICGVRYQTPSGGGELHADLTVACDGRRSTVRQASGLRAREYPVNFDVWWFRLPRTGPSSPTLVPRLAPGKAALLIPRREYFQVAYLGPKGTDAALRRRGIEEFRRAVADLIPADVGDAAGLTSMDDVKHLDVRVNRLRRWHRAGLLCIGDAAHAMSPVGGIGINLAVQDAVGAATVLAEPLRRGRVRGRHLAAVHRRRAAATALTQAVQRTMHRVLDRVLRGDTVSPPPSVLRLVSAAPWLAGIPAYVVGVGVRPERAPAFARRAER from the coding sequence ATGGATCCGACACCACGACACACCACCTGCGCGATCGTCGGAGGCGGTCCCGCCGGAATGGTGTTGGGGCTGCTGCTGGCCCGCGCCGGCGTGACGGTCACGGTACTGGAGAAGCACGCCGATTTCCTCCGCGACTTCCGGGGCGACACCGTGCACCCGACCACGATGCGTCTGCTCGACGAGCTGGGCCTGTGGCGACGATTCGCCGCACTGCCGTTCAGCGAGATCCATCAGGCCGACCTCGAATCCGACGGGCGCACAGTGACTGTCATCGACTTCAACCGGCTGCGCCGCCAACCCCACCCGTTCATCGCGATGGTGCCGCAGTGGGATCTGTTGGCCCTGCTCGCCGATGCCGCCGCGGCCGAACCGACGTTCACGCTGTTGATGGAGACCGAGGTGACCGGAGTGCTCACCGACGGCGACCGGATCTGTGGGGTGCGTTACCAAACCCCCTCCGGCGGTGGGGAACTGCACGCCGATCTGACCGTCGCCTGCGATGGCCGCCGGTCGACCGTACGGCAGGCGTCGGGGCTGCGGGCCCGGGAGTACCCGGTCAACTTCGACGTGTGGTGGTTCCGGCTGCCGCGCACCGGGCCGTCGTCGCCGACGCTGGTTCCGCGGCTCGCACCCGGAAAAGCGGCACTGCTGATCCCGCGCCGCGAGTACTTCCAGGTCGCCTATCTGGGGCCGAAGGGCACCGACGCGGCGTTGCGCCGACGCGGCATCGAGGAGTTCCGGCGTGCGGTGGCCGACCTGATACCGGCCGACGTCGGTGACGCCGCGGGGCTGACCTCGATGGACGATGTCAAACATCTCGATGTGCGGGTCAACCGTCTCCGTCGTTGGCATCGCGCGGGTCTGCTGTGTATCGGCGACGCCGCCCACGCGATGTCACCGGTCGGCGGGATCGGGATCAACCTGGCCGTCCAGGACGCCGTCGGCGCGGCCACCGTGCTGGCCGAACCGCTGCGGCGGGGTCGGGTGCGCGGGCGCCACCTGGCCGCGGTGCATCGGCGCCGGGCGGCGGCCACCGCGCTCACCCAGGCGGTGCAGCGAACCATGCACCGGGTGCTCGACCGGGTGCTACGCGGCGATACCGTCAGCCCGCCGCCGTCGGTGCTGCGTCTGGTGTCCGCGGCGCCGTGGCTGGCCGGGATCCCGGCCTACGTCGTCGGGGTGGGGGTGCGCCCCGAGCGCGCCCCGGCGTTCGCGCGCCGCGCCGAGCGGTGA
- a CDS encoding acyltransferase family protein: protein MGAGRQRFAHRSAIPALDGIRAIAVALVLLDHGGIPGLSGGFIGVDVFFVLSGFLITALLLDEIGRTDRIDVPGFWVRRARRLLPALVVMVLAVAFARDLFPPDAVLRLRDDAVAAFFWMANWNFVAQQSDYFTSGGNASPLQHTWSLGVEEQYYFLWPLLVIGVGSLVAARARRRRWVTHGTVRLAVLVVAGAGVIASATAAVLLAGHTSVDRIYFGTDTRVQALLLGAAAAALVVQDWSALLRRPAVPRSRWGTRTAAVLPVLGLAGLGAAAHLAAGTAEQFRWGALTAVAVAAVAVVAPVALHQRSPVARLLALRPLVALGAVSYGVYLWHWPIFLLLNGERTGQTGGSLFALRCAATLAVAIASWWLIEQPIRRWRPAGVPLLRLAAATVGTAVAVTLLVVPTVHPPGGPAEVSAVAAMTPASPASSSPAPSPLRHRDPHRPHTVSVFGDSIGASLMEYLPATPGVRFIDHTVIGCSIVRGGPYRYSGKVLDQKAECDRWPARWGRQLAADRPDVALLVIGRWETVNRVIEGNWTHIGDRAFDAYLEGELTRAVRTLTADGTRLVITTLPYSKYGEKPDGSLYPEDQPERVKQWNALLHKVVGKRRDVRLLDLNKKLGPTGRYTVTVDGVKVRSDGVHLSAKGVAWLTPWLVAGVR from the coding sequence ATCGGCGCCGGCCGCCAGCGCTTCGCGCACCGCAGCGCGATCCCGGCCCTCGACGGCATCCGGGCGATCGCGGTGGCCCTGGTGCTGCTCGACCACGGCGGGATCCCGGGCCTGTCCGGCGGCTTCATCGGCGTCGACGTCTTCTTCGTGCTCAGCGGGTTTTTGATCACCGCGCTACTGCTCGATGAGATCGGCCGCACCGACCGCATCGACGTGCCCGGATTCTGGGTGCGCCGCGCCCGGCGGCTGCTGCCGGCCCTGGTGGTGATGGTGCTGGCGGTGGCGTTCGCCCGCGACCTGTTCCCCCCCGACGCGGTGCTGCGGTTGCGCGACGACGCGGTCGCGGCGTTCTTCTGGATGGCCAACTGGAACTTCGTCGCCCAACAGAGCGACTACTTCACCTCCGGCGGCAACGCCTCGCCGCTGCAGCACACCTGGTCGCTGGGGGTCGAAGAGCAGTACTACTTCCTGTGGCCGCTGCTGGTCATCGGGGTGGGTTCGCTGGTGGCCGCCCGGGCCCGCCGGCGCCGCTGGGTCACCCACGGCACGGTCCGGTTGGCGGTGCTGGTGGTCGCCGGCGCCGGAGTGATCGCCTCGGCTACCGCCGCGGTGCTGCTGGCCGGGCACACCTCGGTGGACCGGATCTATTTCGGCACCGACACCCGGGTGCAGGCGCTGCTGCTGGGGGCGGCCGCCGCCGCCCTGGTGGTCCAGGACTGGTCGGCGCTGCTGCGCCGCCCGGCGGTGCCCCGCTCACGCTGGGGCACCCGCACCGCCGCCGTGCTGCCGGTGCTCGGTCTGGCCGGGCTGGGAGCCGCGGCGCACCTCGCGGCCGGCACCGCCGAGCAGTTCCGCTGGGGGGCGCTGACCGCGGTGGCGGTGGCCGCGGTGGCGGTGGTCGCCCCGGTGGCGCTGCATCAGCGCAGCCCGGTGGCCCGGCTGCTGGCGCTGCGTCCGCTGGTGGCGCTCGGGGCGGTCTCCTACGGGGTCTACCTGTGGCACTGGCCGATCTTTCTGCTGCTCAACGGGGAGCGCACCGGTCAGACCGGCGGGTCGCTGTTCGCGCTGCGGTGTGCGGCGACCCTGGCGGTGGCGATCGCCTCGTGGTGGCTGATCGAACAGCCGATCCGGCGGTGGCGCCCGGCGGGCGTGCCGCTGCTGCGGCTGGCCGCGGCCACCGTGGGCACCGCGGTGGCGGTGACGCTGCTGGTGGTGCCCACGGTGCACCCACCGGGCGGGCCCGCCGAGGTGTCGGCGGTGGCGGCGATGACCCCGGCGTCGCCGGCCTCGTCGTCGCCCGCCCCGTCGCCGCTGCGGCACCGCGACCCGCACCGCCCGCACACCGTCTCGGTGTTCGGCGACTCCATCGGGGCCTCGCTGATGGAGTACCTGCCGGCCACCCCGGGGGTGCGGTTCATCGACCACACCGTGATCGGGTGCAGCATCGTGCGCGGCGGGCCGTACCGGTACTCGGGCAAGGTGCTCGACCAGAAGGCCGAGTGCGACCGGTGGCCGGCGCGTTGGGGCCGCCAGCTCGCCGCCGACCGGCCCGACGTGGCGTTGCTGGTCATCGGCCGGTGGGAGACTGTCAACCGGGTCATCGAGGGCAACTGGACCCACATCGGCGACCGCGCCTTCGACGCCTACCTGGAAGGGGAGCTGACCCGGGCGGTGCGCACCCTCACCGCGGACGGAACCCGGCTGGTGATCACCACCCTGCCGTACAGCAAATACGGCGAGAAACCCGACGGCAGCCTGTACCCGGAGGATCAACCCGAGCGGGTCAAACAGTGGAACGCGCTGCTGCACAAGGTGGTCGGCAAACGCCGCGATGTCCGCCTGCTGGATCTGAACAAGAAGCTCGGCCCCACCGGGCGCTACACGGTCACCGTCGACGGCGTCAAAGTCCGCAGCGACGGGGTGCACCTGTCGGCAAAGGGCGTGGCCTGGCTGACCCCGTGGCTGGTCGCCGGGGTGCGCTGA
- a CDS encoding aminotransferase class I/II-fold pyridoxal phosphate-dependent enzyme, with translation MSLSSLSSDELAARHTRYRSDYAALQAKKLSLDLTRGKPAPEQLDLANALLGLPGRDDYRDADNTDTRNYGGLHGLPELRSIFSELLHIPVPNLIAGNNASLELMHDVMMFSMLHGGVDSSRPWGREPDGIKFLCPVPGYDRHFAITETLGIEMIAVPMRDDGPDVDLIEELVAVDPAIKGMWTVPVFANPTGVSYAWETVRRLVQMRTAASDFRLFWDNAYAVHTLTTEFPRPIDVLGLAEAAGNPHRPYVFASTSKITFAGAGVSFFGGSLGNIAWYLQYAGKKTIGPDKVNQLRHLRFFGDADGVRLHMRRHQQLLAPKFAAVAEILQRRLGEAKIASWTDPGGGYFVSLDVLPGTARRTVALAKDAGIAVTEAGASFPYRHDPDDTNIRIAPSFPSLPDLQEAIDGLATCALLAAAESLMG, from the coding sequence GTGTCGCTCAGCTCGCTCAGCTCCGACGAACTCGCCGCACGGCACACCCGCTACCGCAGCGACTACGCCGCGCTGCAGGCCAAGAAGCTCAGCCTGGACCTCACCCGCGGCAAACCCGCGCCGGAGCAGCTCGACCTGGCCAACGCGCTGCTGGGTCTGCCCGGCCGCGACGACTACCGCGACGCCGACAACACCGACACCCGCAACTACGGCGGTCTGCACGGGCTTCCGGAGCTGCGGTCGATCTTCTCCGAGCTGTTGCACATCCCGGTGCCCAACCTCATCGCCGGCAACAACGCCAGCCTGGAGTTGATGCACGACGTGATGATGTTCTCGATGCTGCACGGCGGTGTGGACTCGTCGCGGCCGTGGGGCCGCGAACCCGACGGCATCAAGTTCCTCTGCCCGGTGCCCGGCTACGACCGCCATTTCGCGATCACCGAAACCCTCGGCATCGAGATGATCGCGGTGCCGATGCGCGACGACGGCCCCGACGTGGACCTGATCGAGGAACTGGTGGCCGTCGACCCGGCGATCAAGGGCATGTGGACGGTGCCGGTGTTCGCCAACCCGACCGGGGTGAGCTACGCGTGGGAGACGGTGCGTCGGCTGGTGCAGATGCGCACCGCGGCCAGCGATTTCCGGCTGTTCTGGGACAACGCCTATGCGGTGCACACCTTGACCACCGAGTTCCCGCGGCCGATCGACGTGCTGGGACTCGCCGAGGCGGCCGGCAACCCGCACCGGCCGTACGTGTTCGCCTCCACCTCCAAGATCACCTTCGCCGGCGCCGGGGTCAGTTTCTTCGGCGGCTCGCTGGGCAACATCGCCTGGTATCTGCAGTACGCCGGGAAGAAGACGATCGGGCCGGACAAGGTCAACCAGCTCCGCCACCTGCGGTTCTTCGGCGACGCCGACGGGGTGCGGCTGCACATGCGCCGTCACCAGCAGCTGTTGGCGCCGAAGTTCGCGGCAGTGGCCGAGATCCTGCAGCGCCGACTCGGCGAGGCCAAGATCGCCTCCTGGACCGACCCGGGCGGCGGTTACTTCGTCAGCCTCGACGTGCTGCCCGGCACGGCCCGGCGCACCGTGGCGCTGGCCAAGGACGCCGGGATCGCGGTGACCGAGGCCGGGGCGTCGTTCCCGTACCGCCACGACCCCGACGACACCAACATCCGGATCGCCCCGTCGTTTCCGTCGCTGCCGGACCTGCAGGAGGCGATCGACGGGCTGGCGACCTGCGCGCTGTTGGCGGCAGCCGAATCGCTGATGGGCTGA
- a CDS encoding NAD-binding protein, translated as MPNPVHLLAFWGRRRRPRLMPVRVPTAVGTTDVIFLLMRRMRAPLIVLIANFSFCTGGLMLMPGVDADGNPYRLTVFDAFYQMTVTVTTVGYSEIPHAFSYPQRMWLSMSIYLVVISWAYAIGVFFSLVNDTAFQDAIAAQRFRRQVRRLVEPFVIVAGYGQAGRAIGAELDALGHRFVVVDNRESRVESVLAAQLSFDVPAVEGDCAVPAVLGLAGLGHRDCEGVLALTEDDTTNLAVVMTVTLLRPGMPVFARCGDALTQARIEHFAPGAAINPDGRFGDYLALSIHRPVNHQLLRWLMDNDEEQLPPVRTGLDTGRWVVCAEEHFAADVLRDLGASGLSVDVVDPGGGAPDVADVVGFIAATGDDTANIALAEQARLANPEVYVVVRQQASTKKALLEALQIDSVYIATDMVAREVLARILTPVFLRFVDHVFGRDEQWAVEARDHLRERCGSRTPQRDIVTVSPAHAPAIVAWLSGGQTLTVGDLLRRPDDRDALLPLAALVLLRDGEPMVLPAEDTALTLADQVLLVGKPEGLAQVHQICEYPATVEYVATGRDVPATWVWARLTGWRRRRG; from the coding sequence ATGCCCAACCCGGTGCATCTGCTGGCGTTCTGGGGCCGACGCCGCCGGCCCCGGCTGATGCCGGTGCGGGTCCCGACGGCGGTGGGCACCACCGACGTGATCTTCCTGCTGATGCGGCGCATGCGCGCACCGCTGATCGTGCTGATCGCCAACTTCAGTTTCTGCACCGGCGGGCTGATGCTCATGCCCGGCGTCGACGCCGACGGCAACCCCTACCGGCTGACGGTGTTCGACGCGTTTTACCAGATGACGGTCACCGTCACCACGGTCGGCTACAGCGAGATCCCGCACGCCTTCAGCTATCCGCAACGGATGTGGCTGTCGATGTCGATCTATCTGGTGGTCATCAGCTGGGCCTACGCCATCGGGGTGTTCTTCTCGCTGGTGAACGACACCGCGTTTCAGGACGCGATCGCCGCCCAGCGGTTCCGCCGCCAGGTCCGGCGGCTGGTGGAGCCGTTCGTCATCGTCGCCGGCTACGGCCAGGCCGGGCGGGCGATCGGCGCCGAACTCGACGCCCTCGGCCACCGGTTCGTCGTCGTGGACAACCGGGAGTCGCGGGTCGAGTCGGTGCTGGCGGCGCAGCTGAGTTTCGACGTCCCGGCCGTGGAGGGCGACTGTGCGGTGCCGGCGGTGCTGGGGCTGGCCGGGCTGGGCCACCGCGACTGCGAAGGGGTCCTGGCGTTGACCGAGGACGACACCACCAACCTGGCGGTGGTGATGACCGTGACGCTGCTGCGCCCCGGGATGCCGGTCTTCGCCCGCTGCGGTGATGCGCTGACCCAGGCCCGCATCGAGCATTTCGCCCCGGGCGCGGCGATCAACCCCGACGGCCGGTTCGGCGACTACCTGGCGTTGTCGATCCACCGCCCGGTCAACCACCAGCTGCTGCGCTGGCTGATGGACAACGACGAGGAGCAGCTGCCCCCGGTGCGCACCGGCCTGGACACCGGCCGGTGGGTGGTCTGCGCCGAGGAGCACTTCGCCGCCGACGTGCTGCGCGACCTGGGTGCCAGCGGGCTCTCGGTCGATGTGGTCGACCCCGGCGGCGGCGCCCCCGACGTCGCCGACGTCGTCGGGTTCATCGCCGCCACCGGCGACGACACCGCCAACATCGCGCTCGCCGAACAGGCCCGGCTGGCCAACCCCGAGGTGTACGTGGTGGTCCGTCAGCAGGCGTCGACGAAGAAGGCGCTGCTGGAGGCGCTGCAGATCGACTCGGTCTACATCGCCACCGACATGGTGGCCCGCGAGGTGCTCGCCCGGATCCTCACCCCGGTGTTCCTGCGCTTCGTCGACCACGTGTTCGGCCGTGACGAGCAGTGGGCCGTGGAGGCCCGCGACCATCTGCGGGAGCGCTGCGGGAGCCGCACCCCGCAGCGCGACATCGTCACGGTCTCCCCGGCGCACGCCCCGGCGATCGTGGCGTGGCTCTCCGGCGGGCAGACCCTGACCGTGGGCGATCTGCTGCGCCGCCCCGACGACCGGGACGCGCTGCTGCCGCTGGCGGCGCTGGTGTTGCTGCGCGACGGCGAGCCGATGGTGCTGCCCGCCGAGGACACCGCCTTGACACTGGCCGATCAGGTGCTGCTGGTCGGCAAACCGGAGGGCCTCGCGCAGGTGCACCAGATCTGCGAGTACCCGGCCACGGTGGAGTACGTGGCCACCGGCCGCGACGTCCCGGCGACCTGGGTGTGGGCCCGGCTGACCGGGTGGCGGCGCCGCCGCGGCTGA
- a CDS encoding DUF6394 family protein, translating to MNLEKVVFGFFVLLAATLNFGFFVGDIGDATIHNPWELFLALIVALITTVLKFGDRTQLGAVHLATSLVALLQLAAAAAMWVFATQVSSYGLDRHATASVVSLSGGALLANIVSVTLLVVETASFRRRR from the coding sequence GTGAATCTCGAGAAGGTGGTGTTCGGCTTCTTCGTGCTGCTGGCCGCGACGTTGAACTTCGGGTTCTTCGTCGGCGACATCGGTGATGCCACCATCCACAACCCGTGGGAGTTGTTCCTCGCGCTCATCGTCGCCCTGATCACCACGGTGCTGAAGTTCGGCGACCGCACCCAGTTGGGCGCGGTGCATCTGGCGACCAGCCTGGTGGCGTTGCTGCAGTTGGCGGCGGCGGCCGCGATGTGGGTGTTCGCCACCCAGGTCTCCAGCTACGGGTTGGACCGTCACGCGACCGCCAGCGTGGTGTCGCTGTCCGGTGGGGCGCTGTTGGCCAACATCGTGTCGGTCACGCTGCTGGTGGTGGAGACCGCCTCGTTCCGCCGTCGCCGCTAG